The following are encoded in a window of Sinomonas cyclohexanicum genomic DNA:
- a CDS encoding ABC transporter substrate-binding protein, whose amino-acid sequence MTTLTRRTALQLFAGTAAAGLLAGCGTGGGSENADGSVTLRFTWWGNDVRNKQTQQAIDAFQKEHPNIKIQAEPGVWSGYWDKLATQTAANDAPDVIQMDLAYIAEYGGRGALLDLSKQKELDTSGIDQPTLDAGQYGGKLYGISTGQNALGVFANVKLFQAAGVPLPDDTTWTWDDFLKTAQAVAAGASKGGAANYGSSYGLTDSSLSIWLRQRGESLYTADGNTGFTVDGVASFLDFLKKLGDAKAAPPASVAQEDIGAAVEQTLAATNKTALSFWWTNQLGALTKATGSDIKILRMPSQDGKAKGNGLFYKPSMYWSASSRSKHPAEAATFINYLVNSTDVAKVITTERGFSTSPAIQEAIKPLLTPTDNAALSFLTAIKPDMGPTPVVPPVGTSKVADALGRHATDVLFGRASAQDAAAAFKNDADNLIKSAKK is encoded by the coding sequence ATGACGACTCTGACCCGCCGCACAGCGCTACAGCTCTTCGCAGGGACTGCTGCCGCAGGACTGCTCGCCGGGTGCGGCACCGGGGGAGGAAGCGAGAACGCCGACGGTTCTGTGACGCTGCGCTTCACGTGGTGGGGCAATGACGTCAGGAACAAGCAGACCCAGCAGGCCATCGACGCGTTCCAGAAGGAGCACCCGAACATCAAGATCCAGGCCGAGCCAGGCGTGTGGTCCGGCTACTGGGACAAGCTCGCCACCCAGACGGCGGCCAACGATGCGCCGGACGTGATCCAGATGGACCTCGCCTACATCGCCGAGTACGGCGGGCGCGGCGCCCTCCTCGACCTGTCGAAGCAGAAGGAGCTCGACACCTCCGGGATCGACCAGCCCACCCTCGACGCCGGCCAGTACGGCGGCAAGCTCTACGGCATCAGCACCGGCCAGAACGCGCTCGGCGTGTTCGCCAACGTCAAGCTCTTCCAGGCCGCGGGCGTCCCGCTCCCAGACGACACCACGTGGACCTGGGACGACTTCCTCAAGACGGCGCAGGCCGTGGCCGCCGGCGCGTCGAAGGGCGGGGCAGCGAACTACGGGTCCTCCTACGGCCTCACGGACAGCAGCCTGAGCATCTGGCTGCGCCAGCGCGGCGAGTCCCTCTACACCGCGGACGGCAACACCGGATTCACGGTCGACGGCGTTGCCTCCTTCCTCGACTTCCTCAAGAAGCTCGGGGACGCCAAGGCGGCTCCGCCGGCCAGCGTGGCCCAGGAGGACATCGGCGCGGCGGTCGAGCAGACTCTGGCCGCCACCAACAAGACGGCCCTCTCGTTCTGGTGGACCAACCAGCTGGGCGCGCTCACGAAGGCGACTGGCAGCGACATCAAGATCCTGCGCATGCCGAGCCAGGACGGCAAGGCGAAGGGCAACGGGCTGTTCTACAAGCCCTCCATGTACTGGTCTGCGTCGTCCCGCTCCAAGCACCCGGCCGAGGCGGCGACGTTCATCAACTACCTCGTCAACAGCACTGACGTGGCCAAGGTGATCACGACCGAGCGCGGCTTCTCGACCTCGCCCGCGATCCAAGAGGCGATCAAGCCGCTGCTCACGCCGACCGACAATGCGGCACTGAGCTTCCTCACCGCGATCAAGCCGGACATGGGCCCGACGCCGGTGGTGCCGCCGGTCGGCACGAGTAAGGTCGCCGACGCGCTGGGACGCCACGCGACGGACGTCCTGTTCGGCCGCGCGAGCGCCCAGGACGCAGCCGCGGCGTTCAAGAATGACGCCGACAACCTCATCAAGAGCGCGAAGAAGTAG
- a CDS encoding DUF4229 domain-containing protein, with the protein MASLKYFLLRTVLFVVPFALFMVLKIGVIFSAVFAVIIAFALNFLFFSRQRNAAAGEVREVFSGRKEVRSKKERYDAEEEDAIDDAQRAEDEGYEGRFDTAQRPEEDGPDGSTTDRS; encoded by the coding sequence GTGGCATCCCTCAAGTACTTCCTGCTCCGCACTGTCCTGTTCGTCGTGCCGTTTGCGCTGTTCATGGTGCTGAAGATCGGGGTGATCTTCTCGGCGGTCTTCGCGGTCATCATCGCGTTCGCGCTCAACTTCCTGTTCTTCTCCCGTCAACGCAACGCCGCCGCCGGGGAGGTGCGCGAAGTCTTCAGCGGTCGCAAGGAGGTGCGCTCCAAGAAGGAGCGCTACGACGCCGAGGAGGAGGACGCCATCGATGACGCACAGCGCGCCGAGGACGAGGGCTACGAGGGCCGCTTCGACACGGCGCAGCGTCCCGAAGAGGACGGACCCGACGGCTCGACGACGGACCGTTCCTAG
- the ccsB gene encoding c-type cytochrome biogenesis protein CcsB: protein MPPINFLLGDYSELFMLLAAGTYVVAFLAFAWDMATSGKVAQHDAARLAKQNNTATKAAAAVKEPALAGAATTAKGAGSGGGGHAPSSAGKGSGADTVEVADPDLKYRSRRKAARVGVALSILGLVIHAAGVLTRGIAAGRVPWGNMYEFCTTGAFLVVAVFLVVLIRRDLRFLGTFVLGLAVVMMVAAAVAFYVPVGHLVPALQSYWLVIHVSIAVLSSALFTLTFSMSILQLIQGRREAKIAGGAPDTGRFMRLVPSSLTLEALSYRINTIAFVGWTLTVMFGSIWAEKAWGRFWGWDTKEVWSFVIWVVYAAYLHARATRGWTGARAAWLSIVGYLCVIFNFTVVNIYFSGLHSYAGVSG, encoded by the coding sequence ATGCCCCCCATCAATTTCCTGCTTGGTGATTACAGCGAGCTGTTCATGCTCCTCGCTGCGGGAACCTACGTGGTCGCGTTCCTCGCGTTTGCGTGGGACATGGCCACGAGCGGCAAGGTCGCGCAGCACGACGCCGCGCGTTTGGCAAAGCAGAACAACACTGCCACGAAGGCCGCCGCGGCGGTGAAGGAGCCGGCCCTCGCCGGTGCGGCGACGACCGCGAAGGGCGCGGGTTCGGGCGGGGGCGGGCACGCGCCGTCGTCCGCCGGGAAGGGCTCCGGCGCCGACACCGTCGAGGTCGCCGACCCTGACCTCAAGTACCGCTCGCGCCGCAAGGCCGCGCGCGTGGGCGTGGCCCTGAGCATCCTGGGCCTCGTGATCCATGCCGCCGGCGTGCTCACGCGTGGCATCGCCGCGGGCCGCGTCCCGTGGGGCAACATGTACGAGTTCTGCACGACCGGTGCGTTCCTCGTCGTGGCCGTCTTCCTCGTCGTGCTGATCAGGCGCGACCTGCGGTTCCTCGGCACGTTCGTGCTCGGCCTCGCGGTGGTGATGATGGTCGCCGCGGCGGTCGCGTTCTACGTCCCGGTGGGCCACCTCGTCCCGGCACTGCAGAGCTACTGGCTCGTCATCCACGTGTCCATCGCCGTGCTCTCCTCGGCGCTGTTCACGCTCACGTTCTCGATGTCCATTCTGCAGCTCATCCAGGGGCGGCGCGAGGCGAAGATCGCCGGCGGTGCGCCGGATACGGGCCGGTTCATGCGACTGGTCCCCAGCTCGCTCACGCTCGAGGCGCTGTCCTACCGCATCAACACGATCGCGTTCGTGGGCTGGACGCTCACCGTGATGTTCGGCTCCATCTGGGCAGAGAAGGCCTGGGGCCGGTTCTGGGGCTGGGACACGAAGGAAGTCTGGAGCTTCGTGATCTGGGTGGTCTACGCGGCCTACCTGCACGCCCGCGCTACCCGCGGCTGGACCGGCGCGCGCGCCGCGTGGCTGTCGATCGTGGGCTACCTGTGCGTGATCTTCAACTTCACCGTGGTCAACATCTACTTCTCGGGCCTGCACTCCTACGCGGGCGTGAGCGGCTGA
- a CDS encoding 1,4-dihydroxy-2-naphthoyl-CoA synthase yields the protein MTTSALPDRHGLPESVSDTFDPTRWRVVEGFDFEDLTYHRQVERDSSGAVVRDLPTVRIAFNRPEVRNAFRPGTVDELYRAMDHARMTPDVATVLLTGNGPSPKDGGHAFCSGGDQRIRGRDGYRYTVPVKDGDTAETIDPARAGRLHILEVQRLMRTMPKVVIAVVNGWAAGGGHSLHVVSDLTIASREHGKFKQTDATVGSFDAGYGSALLARQIGQKNARAIFFLAREYSAEDMVAMGAVNEAVEHARLEEVALEYAADIARQSPQAIRMLKFAFNLADDGLAGQQVFAGEATRLAYMTDEAVEGRDAFLQKRDPDWSPFPYYF from the coding sequence GTGACCACTTCCGCCCTGCCAGATCGCCATGGCCTGCCCGAGTCCGTCTCCGACACCTTCGACCCGACGCGCTGGCGCGTGGTCGAGGGCTTCGACTTCGAGGACCTCACGTACCACCGGCAGGTCGAGCGGGACAGCAGCGGCGCCGTCGTGCGCGATCTGCCGACGGTGCGGATCGCGTTCAACCGCCCCGAGGTGCGCAACGCGTTCCGGCCCGGCACGGTGGACGAGCTGTACCGCGCGATGGACCACGCCCGCATGACGCCCGATGTCGCCACGGTCCTCCTCACGGGCAACGGCCCCTCCCCCAAGGACGGCGGCCATGCGTTCTGCTCGGGCGGCGACCAGCGGATCCGGGGGCGTGACGGATACCGGTACACGGTACCGGTCAAGGACGGCGATACGGCCGAGACGATCGACCCGGCGCGAGCGGGGCGCCTGCACATCCTCGAGGTCCAGCGGCTCATGCGGACCATGCCGAAGGTGGTCATCGCGGTGGTGAACGGCTGGGCGGCCGGCGGCGGCCACTCACTCCACGTCGTCTCGGACCTCACAATCGCCTCCCGCGAGCACGGGAAGTTCAAGCAGACGGACGCGACCGTCGGCTCGTTCGACGCCGGCTACGGCTCGGCCCTGCTGGCCCGGCAGATCGGGCAGAAGAACGCCCGCGCGATCTTCTTCCTAGCCCGCGAATACTCGGCCGAGGACATGGTCGCGATGGGCGCGGTCAACGAGGCCGTGGAGCACGCCCGGCTCGAGGAGGTCGCGCTCGAGTACGCCGCGGACATCGCCCGCCAGTCCCCGCAGGCCATCCGCATGCTCAAGTTCGCGTTCAACCTCGCCGACGACGGCCTGGCCGGCCAGCAGGTCTTCGCCGGGGAGGCCACGCGCCTTGCCTACATGACCGACGAGGCCGTGGAGGGCCGCGACGCGTTCCTGCAGAAGCGCGACCCTGACTGGTCCCCCTTCCCCTACTACTTCTGA
- a CDS encoding cytochrome c biogenesis CcdA family protein codes for MGGIFSDTVLNGSLLLALPVALIAGIVSFLSPCVLPLVPGYLGYVTGLTGVDLAKQRRGRMVAGIALFVLGFTVVFVATGAVFGGLGSWLAISSGWLTRVLGIVVVLMGIVFMGGLGIFQREARVHARPPAGLWGAPLLGITFGLGWVPCIGPTLAAVQVLAFSDGPSAYKGALLTFVYCLGLGVPFLLIALGIRRGLGAMAFFKKHRRALQAAGGGLLILVGVLMVSGVWTYWISQVQIWIGTVELPV; via the coding sequence GTGGGCGGGATCTTCAGCGACACCGTCCTCAATGGCTCCCTCCTGCTCGCCCTCCCCGTGGCGCTCATCGCGGGGATCGTCTCGTTCCTCTCCCCGTGCGTCCTCCCGCTCGTCCCCGGCTACCTCGGCTACGTGACCGGGCTGACCGGCGTCGACCTCGCCAAGCAGCGGCGCGGACGGATGGTGGCCGGGATCGCGCTCTTCGTGCTCGGGTTCACGGTCGTGTTCGTCGCGACCGGGGCGGTTTTCGGCGGCCTGGGAAGCTGGCTCGCCATCTCCTCCGGGTGGCTCACGCGGGTGCTCGGGATCGTCGTGGTACTCATGGGCATCGTCTTCATGGGTGGGCTCGGCATCTTCCAGCGCGAGGCACGCGTGCACGCCCGTCCGCCCGCCGGCCTGTGGGGTGCGCCGCTGCTCGGCATCACGTTCGGACTCGGCTGGGTCCCGTGCATCGGCCCGACCCTCGCGGCTGTGCAGGTCCTCGCGTTCTCGGACGGACCCAGCGCCTACAAGGGCGCACTGCTGACCTTCGTCTACTGCCTCGGCCTCGGCGTGCCGTTCCTGCTCATCGCCTTGGGGATTCGGCGCGGCCTCGGGGCGATGGCGTTCTTCAAGAAGCACCGCCGCGCCCTCCAGGCTGCGGGCGGTGGGCTGTTGATCCTCGTCGGAGTCCTCATGGTCTCCGGGGTCTGGACCTACTGGATCAGCCAAGTGCAGATCTGGATCGGAACTGTGGAGCTGCCTGTCTGA
- a CDS encoding PLDc N-terminal domain-containing protein encodes MIRVLPWLVVLVVWLYGMVDCAISDRRGVRGGISKTLWFLIAVIPAVGAALWFIYGRPRGTTPPRTGGDKGRRPVAPDDDPDFLRGL; translated from the coding sequence ATGATCCGCGTTCTTCCTTGGCTCGTCGTCCTGGTCGTCTGGCTGTATGGCATGGTCGACTGCGCGATCAGCGACCGCCGGGGGGTGCGCGGAGGGATCTCCAAGACCCTCTGGTTCCTCATTGCCGTCATCCCCGCGGTCGGCGCGGCACTGTGGTTCATCTACGGACGCCCCCGGGGCACGACGCCGCCCCGCACCGGGGGCGACAAGGGTCGCCGCCCGGTGGCACCGGACGACGACCCTGACTTCCTGCGCGGCCTCTGA
- a CDS encoding carbohydrate ABC transporter permease: MSALAELGGLGKKAPARGKGGPEGSRGRRLTTAKDNRAAFIFLAPWIVGLVCITVGPMLMSLYLAFTDYNLIQDPNFIGADNFTRMLGDQRFWNSLGVTLTYVVIGVPLQLGLALLVALALDKGLKGLAFYRSVFYLPSLLGSSVAVAILWKQMFGTSGLVNQLLAFFGIHGPGWISDPSTALGSIILLHVWTFGSPMIIFLAGLRQIPTMYYEAAAVDGAGRFTRFAKITLPLLSPIIFFNLVLQIIGAFQSFTQAFIVSGGTGGPSDSTMFFTLYLYQRGFGQFDMGYASAMAWVLLIIVGAFTAINFYASRFWVFYDD; encoded by the coding sequence GTGAGCGCCCTCGCCGAGCTCGGCGGCCTCGGCAAGAAGGCTCCGGCGCGGGGCAAGGGCGGCCCGGAGGGGTCCCGCGGGCGCCGTCTCACCACCGCGAAGGACAACCGCGCGGCCTTCATCTTCCTCGCGCCGTGGATCGTGGGGCTCGTGTGCATCACGGTCGGGCCGATGCTCATGTCCCTGTACCTGGCGTTCACGGACTACAACCTGATCCAGGACCCGAACTTCATCGGCGCGGACAACTTCACCCGAATGCTCGGGGACCAGCGCTTCTGGAACTCCCTCGGCGTCACGCTCACCTATGTGGTGATCGGCGTCCCGCTCCAGCTCGGCCTCGCCCTGCTGGTGGCCCTCGCGCTGGACAAGGGCCTGAAGGGCCTGGCGTTCTACCGTTCCGTGTTCTACCTGCCGTCCCTGCTGGGCTCCTCGGTCGCGGTGGCGATCCTGTGGAAGCAGATGTTCGGCACCTCGGGCCTGGTCAACCAGCTCCTGGCCTTCTTCGGAATCCACGGCCCGGGCTGGATCTCGGACCCGAGCACCGCGCTGGGCAGCATCATCCTGCTGCACGTATGGACCTTCGGCTCGCCCATGATCATCTTCCTCGCTGGCCTACGGCAGATCCCCACCATGTACTACGAGGCGGCGGCCGTCGACGGTGCCGGCCGTTTCACCCGCTTCGCGAAGATCACACTGCCGCTGCTGAGCCCCATCATCTTCTTCAACCTCGTCCTGCAGATCATCGGGGCATTCCAGTCCTTCACACAGGCGTTCATCGTCTCCGGCGGCACCGGCGGCCCCTCTGACTCGACGATGTTCTTCACCCTCTACCTGTACCAGCGCGGCTTCGGCCAGTTCGACATGGGCTACGCCTCAGCTATGGCCTGGGTCCTGCTGATCATCGTCGGCGCATTCACCGCCATCAACTTCTACGCATCGAGATTCTGGGTGTTCTATGACGACTGA
- a CDS encoding 1,4-dihydroxy-2-naphthoate polyprenyltransferase produces the protein MATLAQWIDGSRPRTLPMAVAPVVIGSAAAYGLGAFKPVNAVLAAVVALLLQVGVNYANDYSDGIRGTDDNRVGPFRLTGSGAAAPAAVKRAAFAAFGGAMVFGLILVILSQAWWLLLVGAGCVAAAWGYTGGKNPYGYLGLGDVFVFVFFGLVATLGTTYTQAGTLSAASWVGAVGTGLIADALLMANNVRDIPTDTESGKRTLAVRLGDHRARRAYAWMLGIAVLGPLVLAPWNLWTLIVLLLVPACLTPVWIMLGGKKGRDLIPVLQQTGFINLGFAGLFSLAVVLGVLV, from the coding sequence GTGGCCACACTCGCCCAATGGATCGACGGCTCGCGGCCGAGGACCCTGCCCATGGCGGTGGCGCCCGTGGTGATCGGCAGCGCCGCCGCGTACGGGCTCGGCGCGTTCAAACCGGTCAACGCGGTCCTCGCCGCCGTCGTGGCACTGCTGCTCCAGGTGGGCGTCAACTACGCGAACGACTACTCCGACGGGATCCGCGGAACCGACGACAACCGGGTGGGGCCGTTCCGGCTCACCGGGTCCGGAGCGGCGGCGCCCGCGGCGGTCAAACGGGCGGCGTTCGCGGCGTTCGGCGGCGCGATGGTGTTCGGCCTGATCCTCGTGATCCTGTCTCAGGCATGGTGGCTCCTCCTCGTGGGCGCCGGCTGCGTCGCGGCCGCCTGGGGGTACACGGGAGGGAAGAACCCCTACGGGTATCTGGGGCTCGGAGACGTCTTCGTGTTCGTGTTCTTCGGCCTCGTGGCCACCCTCGGCACCACGTACACGCAGGCGGGGACGCTCAGCGCGGCCTCGTGGGTCGGCGCCGTGGGGACCGGCCTCATCGCGGACGCCCTGCTCATGGCCAACAACGTCCGCGACATTCCGACGGACACGGAGTCCGGAAAGCGGACCCTCGCCGTGCGCCTCGGCGACCACCGCGCGCGGCGGGCCTACGCGTGGATGCTCGGGATCGCGGTCCTCGGCCCCCTCGTGCTCGCGCCGTGGAACCTCTGGACGCTGATCGTCCTGCTGCTCGTGCCCGCGTGCCTCACGCCCGTGTGGATCATGCTCGGCGGGAAGAAGGGCCGCGATCTCATCCCCGTCCTGCAGCAGACCGGGTTCATCAACCTCGGCTTCGCGGGGCTGTTCTCGCTCGCGGTCGTCCTCGGGGTGCTCGTCTAG
- a CDS encoding carbohydrate ABC transporter permease — MTTEAAPQTMPGTDAGPSTVPAPTPRRKRRTGGDLAFTTRGRLRGVGKHVLLIAAAIVMIYPLLWMLVSSFRPSDDVFRAPGLWLTEAHPENYANGWNALTSPFGTYLLNSTIVVLGSIVGNLVSCSMAAYAFARLEFWGKKWFFGAMLITIMLPIHVIIVPQYILFSQLGWVNTFAPLIVPKLLATDAFFVFLMVQFIRGIPRELDEAARIDGAGHPRIFLRVILPLMTPALATTTIFTFIWTWSDFFSQLIYLTSPDVFTVPVALRAFVDAQSSTDWGSMFAMSVVTLLPVFFAFLIGQKFLVKGIATTGIK, encoded by the coding sequence ATGACGACTGAAGCAGCCCCGCAGACCATGCCCGGTACCGACGCCGGGCCGTCCACGGTCCCCGCCCCTACCCCGCGGCGCAAGCGCCGCACCGGCGGCGACCTCGCCTTCACGACCCGCGGACGCCTCCGCGGCGTCGGGAAGCACGTGCTCCTCATCGCCGCGGCGATCGTCATGATCTACCCTCTGCTGTGGATGCTCGTCTCGTCCTTCCGCCCGAGCGACGACGTCTTCCGTGCCCCGGGGCTCTGGCTGACCGAGGCCCACCCCGAGAACTACGCCAACGGCTGGAACGCCCTCACCTCGCCGTTCGGCACGTACCTGCTGAACTCGACCATCGTGGTCCTGGGGTCGATCGTGGGCAACCTCGTCTCGTGCTCGATGGCCGCGTACGCGTTCGCAAGGCTCGAGTTCTGGGGCAAGAAGTGGTTCTTCGGCGCGATGCTCATCACGATCATGCTGCCGATCCACGTGATCATCGTCCCGCAGTACATCCTGTTCTCGCAGCTGGGCTGGGTGAACACGTTCGCGCCCCTCATCGTGCCCAAGCTGCTGGCAACGGACGCGTTCTTCGTGTTCCTCATGGTCCAGTTCATCCGCGGCATCCCCCGCGAGCTCGACGAGGCAGCCAGGATCGACGGCGCCGGCCACCCGAGGATCTTCCTGCGGGTCATCCTGCCCCTCATGACCCCCGCCCTGGCCACGACGACCATCTTCACGTTCATCTGGACGTGGAGCGACTTCTTCAGCCAGCTGATCTACCTGACCTCGCCGGACGTGTTCACGGTCCCCGTCGCCCTGCGCGCGTTCGTCGACGCACAGTCCAGCACCGACTGGGGCTCCATGTTCGCCATGTCCGTCGTGACCCTCCTGCCGGTCTTCTTCGCCTTCCTCATCGGCCAGAAGTTCCTCGTCAAGGGCATCGCGACCACCGGCATCAAGTAG
- the resB gene encoding cytochrome c biogenesis protein ResB, whose amino-acid sequence MTETTTQNPKKGTKPSKGRGKQAKRTDVALPSLGPLGMLRWAWTQLTSMKTALFLLLLLAVAAVPGSLFPQRPVNPAVVTQYLKDHADYGPILDKLQMFDVYSSVWFSAVYLLLFISLIGCIIPRSIAHWKSWRSKPPRTPARLSRLPAYGTLVVPAEQDLDPAAAAEQAAALLKKRGYRVDVRPGDRASSLDSSLHSSLHPSFHSVGAEKGYLKEFGNLCFHTGLVGVLISVAAGGLFGYSGQRTLVEGETFVNTLVGYDTFNPGTNFQSGWLAPYSLRLDKFDVRYDRESTKQFGQPLDFTAHVTTKDSPDAPEKQQDLKVNDPVTIGGTNVYLVGNGYAPVITVRGGDGNIAYQGPVPSIPTDPVYTSTIVIKAPDAKPTQLGFVGFFLPTAEKGANGVAFSADPDPLNVQLNLNSYVGDLGLDKGTPQNVYALDVAKLTQVNGRDKPAGGIVLGAGQSYSLPNGQGSISFDGLKRYVALDIHHNPGQEWALGFALFSLAGLICSLFLTRRRLWVRVGRHEDGRTMVEYGLITRGEDHGGLVAEGKAVRAALARAWGVPEVPQTEQTKNAEATDAQTTTPSTQKDS is encoded by the coding sequence ATGACCGAAACGACAACCCAGAACCCGAAGAAGGGGACCAAGCCCTCCAAGGGGCGCGGAAAGCAGGCCAAGCGCACCGACGTCGCGCTTCCGTCCCTCGGCCCCCTCGGCATGCTCCGCTGGGCCTGGACCCAGCTGACGAGCATGAAGACCGCGCTGTTCCTGCTCCTGCTCCTGGCGGTCGCCGCCGTGCCGGGCTCGCTGTTCCCGCAGCGCCCCGTGAACCCCGCGGTCGTGACCCAGTACCTCAAGGACCACGCGGACTACGGGCCCATCCTCGACAAGCTCCAGATGTTCGACGTGTACTCGTCCGTCTGGTTCTCTGCGGTGTACCTGCTGCTGTTCATCTCGCTGATCGGCTGCATCATCCCGCGCTCGATCGCGCACTGGAAGTCGTGGCGGTCCAAACCGCCGCGGACGCCGGCGCGCCTGAGCAGGCTGCCTGCCTATGGCACGCTCGTGGTGCCGGCCGAGCAGGACCTCGATCCTGCTGCCGCCGCCGAACAAGCTGCGGCCCTGCTGAAGAAGCGCGGCTACCGCGTCGACGTCCGTCCCGGGGACCGTGCGTCGTCGCTCGACTCGTCGCTCCACTCGTCGCTCCACCCGTCGTTCCACTCCGTGGGAGCCGAGAAGGGGTACCTCAAGGAGTTCGGCAACCTCTGCTTCCACACTGGCCTCGTGGGCGTGCTCATCTCGGTCGCGGCCGGCGGGCTCTTCGGCTACAGCGGCCAGCGCACGCTCGTGGAGGGGGAGACGTTCGTGAACACGCTCGTCGGCTACGACACGTTCAACCCCGGCACCAACTTCCAGTCCGGCTGGCTCGCGCCGTACTCGCTCCGGCTCGACAAGTTCGACGTGCGGTACGACCGCGAGTCGACCAAGCAGTTCGGCCAGCCGCTCGACTTCACCGCCCACGTCACCACGAAGGACTCGCCGGACGCGCCGGAGAAGCAGCAGGACCTCAAGGTCAATGACCCGGTGACGATCGGCGGGACCAACGTGTACCTCGTCGGCAACGGGTACGCCCCCGTCATCACGGTGCGGGGCGGCGACGGGAACATCGCCTACCAGGGCCCCGTCCCGTCGATCCCCACCGACCCCGTGTACACCTCGACGATCGTCATCAAGGCCCCCGACGCCAAGCCCACCCAGCTCGGGTTCGTGGGCTTCTTCCTCCCCACTGCGGAGAAGGGCGCCAACGGGGTGGCGTTCAGCGCCGACCCCGACCCGCTCAACGTCCAGCTCAACCTCAACTCCTACGTGGGCGACCTCGGTCTCGACAAGGGCACGCCTCAGAACGTCTACGCGCTCGACGTCGCGAAGCTCACCCAGGTCAACGGCCGCGACAAGCCCGCCGGCGGCATCGTCCTCGGCGCGGGCCAGTCCTACTCGCTGCCGAACGGACAGGGGTCCATCAGCTTCGACGGCCTCAAGCGGTACGTGGCCCTCGACATCCACCACAACCCCGGCCAGGAGTGGGCGCTCGGTTTCGCCCTCTTCTCCCTCGCGGGCCTTATCTGCTCGCTGTTCCTGACACGCCGCCGGCTCTGGGTCCGCGTGGGCAGGCACGAGGACGGGCGCACCATGGTGGAGTACGGCCTCATCACCCGCGGCGAGGACCATGGCGGCCTCGTTGCCGAGGGCAAGGCGGTGCGCGCGGCCCTCGCTCGCGCCTGGGGTGTTCCCGAGGTGCCGCAGACCGAGCAGACTAAGAACGCCGAAGCCACAGACGCACAGACCACGACGCCCAGTACGCAGAAGGACTCCTGA
- a CDS encoding AMP-binding protein, whose amino-acid sequence MNLDPVLKALAAALAGEGPAIEFGTSETAQDRTETHDDAWRPWLPSEAAAELPEGTAVVVRTSGSTGTPKATALTVDALAASSMSTAIALKDEGQWLLALPLQYVAGVQVLVRSLYAGTRPWAMDLSGGFTPEAFADAAEQLTDPIRFTSLVPTQLRRLLDDGSPRVLIALARFKAVLLGGAPIPPGLLERAREAGVRVVTTYGSAETCGGCVYDGEPLPGVEVRLDEGRVLLGGDVVAAGYVGDPERTAEHFRTDEDGQRWYLTSDVGEFAEDGRLRILGRADDVVITGGVKASAARVAAEIDSIEGVREAFVAGVEDPEWGQALAAAVVLAPSGAPREATLAAVRADAVVRLGKLAPKTWLVLDALPHLPNGKPDRRSLTELLRAAHGRS is encoded by the coding sequence GTGAACCTGGACCCCGTCCTCAAGGCCCTGGCCGCCGCCTTGGCGGGCGAGGGGCCGGCCATCGAGTTCGGCACGTCGGAGACGGCCCAGGACCGGACGGAGACGCACGACGACGCGTGGCGGCCCTGGCTCCCGTCGGAGGCTGCCGCTGAGCTGCCCGAGGGGACGGCCGTCGTCGTGCGCACGTCCGGTTCGACTGGAACGCCCAAGGCGACCGCGCTGACGGTCGACGCGCTCGCGGCGTCCTCGATGTCCACAGCGATCGCGCTCAAGGACGAGGGGCAGTGGCTCCTGGCGCTCCCGCTCCAGTACGTCGCGGGCGTGCAGGTCCTCGTCCGCTCGCTCTACGCGGGCACGCGGCCGTGGGCCATGGACCTCTCCGGGGGCTTCACGCCCGAGGCGTTCGCGGACGCCGCCGAGCAGCTCACGGACCCCATCCGCTTCACCTCGCTCGTGCCCACGCAGCTGCGGCGGCTCCTCGACGACGGCTCGCCCCGGGTGCTCATCGCGCTCGCGCGCTTCAAGGCGGTCCTGCTCGGCGGGGCCCCGATCCCGCCCGGCCTCCTCGAGCGGGCCCGTGAGGCGGGCGTGCGGGTGGTCACGACGTACGGCTCGGCCGAGACGTGCGGCGGGTGCGTGTACGACGGCGAGCCGCTGCCGGGCGTCGAGGTGCGGCTCGACGAGGGCCGCGTGCTGCTCGGCGGGGACGTGGTGGCGGCGGGGTACGTGGGCGACCCGGAGCGGACCGCCGAGCACTTCCGCACCGACGAGGACGGCCAGCGCTGGTATCTCACCTCGGACGTCGGCGAGTTCGCCGAGGACGGGCGCCTGCGGATCCTCGGGCGGGCCGACGACGTGGTCATCACCGGCGGCGTGAAGGCCTCCGCCGCGCGCGTGGCGGCCGAGATCGACTCCATCGAGGGCGTCCGGGAGGCGTTCGTGGCCGGCGTCGAGGACCCGGAGTGGGGGCAGGCGCTCGCCGCGGCCGTGGTTCTGGCTCCCTCAGGGGCCCCGCGCGAGGCGACGCTCGCCGCTGTGCGCGCGGACGCCGTCGTGCGCCTGGGGAAGCTCGCCCCGAAGACGTGGCTCGTCCTCGACGCGCTCCCCCACCTGCCCAACGGCAAGCCGGACCGGCGGTCGCTCACCGAGCTGCTGCGCGCCGCGCACGGCCGCAGCTAG